The nucleotide window CACCTTCATAAATGCGCAAAGACCTGATTTCACGGTATAGCTTTTCCACAGGCTGTCCGCTGACCACGCCCAATCCGCCAAACATCTGCACCGCGCTGTCAATCACCCACTGCGCGTTCTCGGTGGCCGTCATCTTCGCCATGGCGGCCTCGCGCGTCACGCTGCTGCCCTGATCGCGCAGCCATGCCGCCCGGTAGGTCAGCAAGGCGGCGCTGTCGATTGCCGTGGCCATCTGCGCCAGCTTCGCCTGCGTCAACTGGAAATCCGCCAAGACACCGTTGAACATCCGCCGCGTGGTGGCACGCGTCAGCGCTTCGTCCAGCGCACGCCGGGCGAACCCCAGCGCCGCTGCCGCCACCGAGGTACGGAATATATCCAGCGTGCGCATGGCTACCTTGAACCCCTCGCCCGCCGCCCCCAAGCGCTGGGATGCGGGAATACGGCAAGCATCAAAGCGCAGCCGCGCCAGGGGATGCGGGGCGATGACTTCGATCCGTTCGGCGATTTCCAGGCCCGGCGTATCCGCATCGACCACGAAGGCCGTGATGCCGCGCGCCCCCGGTGCCTCGCCCGTGCGGGCAAAGACGACATAAAAGTCAGCAATGCCGCCATTGGAAATCCAGGTCTTCTCGCCGTCGAGGACATAGTCGTCGCCATCGACACGCGCTGCGCAGGCCAGCGCCGCCACATCCGAACCCGCCTCGGGCTCGGACAGGGCAAAGGCACTGATCGCGTCGCCCGCAGCCACC belongs to Castellaniella sp. and includes:
- a CDS encoding acyl-CoA dehydrogenase family protein, with protein sequence MADLSYLEWPFFEPRHRELAVALDAWAATHVTNAHGPDVDADCRALVRALGRDGWLRHAVAGAAHGGMGEVIDTRAVCLIRETLARHSGLADFAFAMQGLGSGAISLHGTPEQRNRYLVPVAAGDAISAFALSEPEAGSDVAALACAARVDGDDYVLDGEKTWISNGGIADFYVVFARTGEAPGARGITAFVVDADTPGLEIAERIEVIAPHPLARLRFDACRIPASQRLGAAGEGFKVAMRTLDIFRTSVAAAALGFARRALDEALTRATTRRMFNGVLADFQLTQAKLAQMATAIDSAALLTYRAAWLRDQGSSVTREAAMAKMTATENAQWVIDSAVQMFGGLGVVSGQPVEKLYREIRSLRIYEGATEVQQLIIARELLRSAPTLSAV